Genomic window (Helianthus annuus cultivar XRQ/B chromosome 3, HanXRQr2.0-SUNRISE, whole genome shotgun sequence):
TAGTAGCACGGTTGAGGAGGCCCGAAAATGGAAGACATCATCTCGTTCCATTCTCCGAAAGCAAATGCGCCACTACCACTTCCACTTTGTTGCGAAGCTCCTTGTTGTTGACGCGGGTCTAGCCACTGTGAATGATGGAGCGACGGGGTCGGATACGATATACTACCATCGTATGGTGGTAGAGACGCATAATCCACCAGAGGTGGATCCACGACCACGGGTCGCCCCgcatgccaatccgcatgcatCCTTCGGGCTTGATCATCTTCGTATCGGTCATTCATCTCTAACTCATGGGAGTAAGCATGTGCACGGTTCCACGATTCGGTTCGGTCAAAGTTGTGCTTTAAGGCTCGCTCCATACTAGCACTCATCATCGTTTGGTGATCAAAGAAAGTACGCTCCGAACTCGACCATGAATCAAAAACGGATGACGGAGGACGTTGATTCTCAATAACCTCTTGCATAGTACCATCATATGCCCAATTCGGCTCGTATGAGCGCTCCGTGTAGTCATAGAAAGCACCACCATATCCCCTTCTTGGACCCCTTGGCCCACATCCACATTCTCACCGTGAGGCTCATCCGCATAGTCCTCATCCCCACTCGGAGGTTCCGCTTCACTCTCCGGTTCATCTTCTTCACCCGGTAGGAGAGCCTTGCATCAACTTTCAATGCCCGCCATCTTTGACCCTCCGATTTGAGCTTGTGATACCTTTCCGATTGATTGTAGGTCCATCCAATACCCATCTTTTGAATATCAAAAGGCTTGTGCCTTTTCGGTGCTCCTCTATCCTCCGATGTGATCGCTTTAAACTGCTTCAACCCAAAATTTTTACTTCTGGTTCCGGCGAACGAATAATCATTGAGACATTCCAACCAATTCCCAAAAAATATAAATTTGTATCAAATTTGAACAACCCCGTAATAATTCGGCAATACGGGATAATGCTTCTCCCCACTTTGTTTCGGAAAATCCAAAGATGGTTCATAATCAAATACCGAATAGGAAAGCGGGGAGACCCATGAAGCAACGAATAAAGAACGGGTATTTCTGGATACCTTACCTCTTGCTTATCTCCCCTTCGTGGAATGACATTCAAAATACAAATAGTTAACAACAATTTTGCTTCAATCTTCAAGTTCTTCCGGTACAATATTCCACTATAAGTACCGGGCATGAACAAAGCCGCTAACATATCATTCCACCCCGGATGTTTCACCGGTTTAATCAACAGATCATCAAGACTAGGGATCATGTAATCACGAGCAGGTAGATTGTCGTATTTCGCCAACTTCTGTAGTGTATCAAACGACATTTCTACCTTCATCCCATTAACCTCGCCCGTCAACTTCACCTGCGATGGCCTATCATACTTGTTGCATTTCAAAGTTGCCATCCATTCTTGAATCTCATCCATAAACAGGTTCTTGTTGTCTTTATCGTAACAGCTGAGCGCCGCATCCCATCCTAAGGCGCGAAACTGGGCAAACACATTAAACGGCCCAAATTCAACCTCTCTAACTTCCCTCTCACAGATAAACGCAATAGCCTTGTTTTTTAACTGGTTCATTTGATCATGAAATAGTGTCGGCTGCCACTCATCCGGCTGCTCATCCAAAGGACCCGATTCCCACCTTGGATTATCGGCCGGGTCCAACTCCATCATCTCTTCCTCCTCAATCTCACTGTCATCGTCCCTACCTAAATATTATctcttccttggttgttgttccGGCTGCTTGTCTTTGCCTTTTGAAGAAGAACTCGCTCCGGCTCTTTCCTTAGTTTTTACCATTTTCCTACACACAAAGCAAAACAAACAACACAACCAAACACAAAAAGTCAGCCCCTTTTTCTCCAAAACATCCCCATATttgcttgttactatggttgtagatgCCTGTGAACACAAAATTCCATAAGTCTttttcaaaaattgggcatggtgCCTCTACAATGTAGAGGTTCTGAAAAGTTCACAACTTTATCATcaatcctacatctacaaccataaTAATGTtcaaataacattttttttcatGATAATATCTAAGAACAAGCAAGTGTGCATGAACAAGTAGCAAAAATAACCTTCATCTTCACAATGCATCATCAAAAGTAACAAATAAACTTCACATTCCTTAACTTGAAGATGCTAGAATACAAGAAAAACAAGAacttcaaaaacccccaaaattttCGATTCTAGGGTTTGTGAATCGGACCAGAAAACGATGTTTTCTCACAAATCTCTTCTCAAAATCGGCAAGTACGTGAAATTCAGTCAAGATAGACTCAAAGTTCACTTGATTCGGccaagaattgaagaagatatgAAGATTTGAAGGTTAGAGAGCTATGAAGGTTTCTTAGATCTTGTGGGGCTTTGTGAAAGAGATAGGAGATGTTTGTGGTTAGGGAAAGAAGAAGAAAACGAGTGGTTAGGGGTTAAGTCACGTGATTCCTTTATTTTTTTATGTAACTGCTATACGCGAACCGACCCAACATTCCGCCAggcctaccgtaaattacggtaggcaCCGTAATTTATGGTGGCTCCTGGCAACTAAAACCTACCGTATCACAGTAGCATTTTACCGTAAAGCCCCAAAATTTTTAAAGCCCACCGTAACTTACGATGCCACTGTAATTTACgatgccaccgtaatttacgcgAACCGACCCAACATTCCGCCAggcctaccgtaaattacggtaggcaCCGTAATTTATGGTGGCTCCTGGCAACTAAAACCTACCGTATCACAGTAGCATTTTACCGTAAAGCCCCAAAATTTTTAAAGCCCACCGTAACTTACgatgccaccgtaatttacggtggcatcTAGGCATCCAAGCTCCGCCAAAAAGTTGCAATTTTTCATGGTTTTTCTTTgtatttttcagtttttttttaaacttctttgtgtttttaaaatttttcaaaaacatggaaaaattaccctaccccctcaaaagtcccgtgttgtcctcaacacaatgctTGACTATTCGTAACCCGAACGTctccacacttgtttcaaacacgagCGTCAAGCAAATACAGTAATTGTGCAAacgaaacaaaacaaacaaaataaaatactaactatttacactaccaaacctaggcctctcatggttgttcaTCATCTACCGGGCGTAggatgtagcccgctttgtctagctccaagttgttgatgtcgtTCCCTTCCAAGTATGGCTTTAACCGATGGccattcaccgtttgttgtttgttGGTTTGCTCATCTTGGATATCCACATCACCAAATCTCCCGACTCGCCGAACGACATATgggcccatccatttgcttttaagcttgcCCGCAAACATCTTGAGCCTTGAGTTGTACAACCATACCTTTTAACCCACTTCAAAggttttcttcctcaattttgcATCATGAACCTTCTTGAGCTTGTCTTTGTAAGCCGGTGCACATTCATACGCCTCGTCTCTAATTTCTTCTATTTCACTCAATTGCAACTTCCTCATCTTCCCCGCTTCATCATAGTCCGCATTCACCGTCTTGATTGCCCAATGtgcccttttttttcttttttttttttgagcttactccattggcaagtgacaaccctttctatacaccatccggtaaggtgttgtgccaatTGGAGTTTTGTAGGCCATCcggtatgcccacaatgcatgatctaacttgctcgaccaatccttcctatccgTTCAAACCGTCTTCATGagcatttctttgatttgacagttggacacttcgacttgtccactagtttgcggatggtaaggtttAGCAATCCGGTGATTTACGCTATATCGCTTCAACAATTTCCCAAAATTAAAGTTTTTGAAATGCGAACCACCGTCACTAATAATGACTCTCGGAATACCAAAACGGGAAAAGAtattggattgaacaaatttacaaacaaccgagtggtcatttgttcttgttgcaatagcttcaacccacttagagacataatccaccgccaccaaaatgtataaaaaccCGTTGGAATTGAGGAAGGGACCCATAAAGTCAAtgccccatacatcaaatatttCCACAACCAAAATTGGTTGCAATGGCATCTCGTCCCTCTTTGAAATGCTTCCCATCTTTTGACAACTTACACAATTTCTTGCAAATTCACACGCATCTTTGAAAattgtgggccaataaaacccacacgACAATACCCGATAACCCGTTTTATGCCCGCTAAAGTGACCTCCACATGCGGATGAGTGGGCATGAGTCAAGATTTCCAACACCTCCATTTCAGGCACACACCTCCGAATAACTTGATCCGGCCCGATCTTAAaaagatccggttcatcccaaatgtattgcttcacttggaccataaattgttgtcttcgcttcttggtccaatgatttgggatggcacccgtggctaagtaGTTTACGTAGtgagcataccacggtgcaacAAAGGTGGATACGGCTAATAGTTGCTCATCGGGTTTCATTTATTTCGCTCAAATCGTCAATCCCTTCCACCGGGATCCGAGATAAGTGATCCGCCACTACGTTCTCACTTTCCTTTTTGTCTCGGATCTCTAAATCAAACTCTTGTAACAATAACACCCACCGAATTAAACGGGGCTTGGCATCTTTTTTCTCCATCAAATACCGGACCGCGCTATGATCCGAGTATACCACCACTTTGCTCCCCCAAATATACgaacgaaacttatccaaagcatacaccaccgctaatagcTCCTtttcggttgtggtgtaattcagttgcgcTTCAGATAAAGTCTTACTTGCATAATAAATCACCACCGGCTTTTTGTCAActcgttgacccaaaactgcaccaattgtagtgtcgcttgcgtcacacatgatttcgaatggctttgaccaatccggcgGTTGCAAGATGGGAGCCTTGACcaaatgttccttcaaaacagtaaatgcttgcaaacattcgtcagtaaaGTCAAATAGAATatcttttaacaacaaattacataaaggttTAGTGATAACACTAAAGCCtttaatgaaacgtctataaaaacccgcgtgtcccaaaaatgaccttacacccttaacatttttcggtggtggcaaagatgatattacccttatttttgccttatccacctccatacCCCTTTCCGATATTACATGACctaacacaatgccctcttgcaccatgaaatgacttttctcccaactaagcactaaatttttctcaacacatctttttaaaactttttgtaaCTCGTTGAGACAAGAttcaaaactagtgccaaaaatcgcaaaatcatccataaacacttcaagcgactctccaaccatgtccgagaaaatagtcatcatacatcgttggaaagttgtcggtgcattgcacaagccaaatggcattcgccgaaaggcAAAGGTaccatatggacaagtgaaggtggtcttgtgttggtcatccgggtgtattgctatttgattgtaacccgaatacccatccaaaaagcagtaatatttttgacccgacaatttttcaataatttggtcaataaaaggtagcgggaaatggtccttagaagtggcggcattcaatttacGGTAGTCAATACAAacacgccacccggtaaccggtcggcTGGCGACTTGTTCACCAttttcatccttgactacttaaatgccggccttcttaggcacaacttgggtaggacttacccaagcactatccgaaatcggatagataattcccgcatccaaccatttaattacctttttctttactacctcccttaggttcggATTCAACCGTTGTTGAGCTTCTCTTGTCGGTTTTGCATCTTCGGTGGTGATTATCTTGTGCATGACGattgatggactaattcctttgagatcggcaatCATCCATCCGATAGCTCCCTTATTCTCCTTCAAGACTTCCAATAAAGCTTGTTCTTGCGCCATTtctaaattagaggcaataatgaccggtaatgTGTCATTATCCCCTAGAAAAGCATACTTCAAATGGCTTGGTAAGTCCTTGAGCTCCAACTTTGGTGGTTCTTCTAGTGATGGTTTAGTACCCAAGCTTATTTCCACCGGCAAGCTTTCAAATTGGTGAGTCCATGGCGGTTGACCTTCCTTCAAAGCCATAGCATCCTGTTTTTCCTCTTCAACCCTTAGTGCacaagcatgtacctgttcagaaaaatcacaaaCGCAAACATCTATGCCAACCTCCTCATACTCATACGGGTTGCATTTGTCGACTAAATCTGCCataaaacactcatcaacaccaacaacattagaattgttagtaaaaacatttaagcGCATTTTTCGGTTTCCAAAAGTCATATcgactgtaccaaatctacaatcgatcaCAGCATGCGCGGTactcaaaaatggccgacccaaaatgaCATTTTGTTGTTGTTTGTAGTCCAATACtaaaaagtcaaccgggtaataaaactcatcaattttcacAATCACATTTTGAACCATCCCCCGAggtagcttatgagacaaatcggccaaaacaaccgttgtctctacccttgctaacggaccaaaatcatattggtcatataagccccccggtaaaatgctcacCCCGGCTCCAAAATCTAGGAATGCCTTTGCCATTTGAAAGTTACCAAGTTGGATATTTATTAACGGCGTACCCGGATcgtggagcttaggaggaagatcCCCATTCAAAACCGCACTTACTTGCCTGGTTAAGTCGACCCCTTAGGCATTTTCTTCTTTTGTTGCCTTTTTTGTGTGCataattcttttaaaaattttgcatatgcgggtacttgttttatttcatCAAGTAATGGAAGgttgatttttacttgtttgaacatGTCCCACAATTCTTCTTTTTGGGGACCTCTTGATACAATAAAGTTTTTCTTACCCGGGTCAAGTAAAGCCGATGGAAACGGGACTTGACTCGAttcaccttcatctttttcactttTTTCATTTTCACCCAACCCCGGTTTTTTAACATTTGATTCTTTAGGTATAACCGGTGAAATTTCATCATCGTCACTTTCATTACCcgtgacatcctcaactaccccctcaaccaaACCTGGTGACAAATTGGCCTTAAATTCTTTGCCACTTCTCAACACACTAACATGACTaatattaacattgttacctcGTGGCGACCAATACGAAGGATTTACCTTGGTGTCGCTAGGAAGTTGACCTTTGTTCCTTTTCAACTCCGCCACGTCGGTTgccaattgacccatttgggttagTGATTGAATGCTCTTGtcacgaacctcatccttttgcatCCGGACTTCATCGAGTTGATTTCGTTTTTGCATGTCTTGTTGCATAGCCCGAAGCATATCCATGACTTCATTCCCGCTTGATGAATTTTGACCCGAACCACCTTGACCCATTTGTTGAAATTGCCCTTGGTAGCCATAGTTGTTTCCACCCCTATAGTTGCCTTGATTGTATTGTTGGCGAGGTGCAAAGTTACCTTGAGctccttgaaagtttgggttagCTTGGTTCACCGCGTTTCCATAACGGAAATTAGGATGGTTTCGTAACCCGGGGTGGtatgtgttggagttcatgttgaAATTTCAACCACCCCCTTGAATAGCATTCAGTTCTTCTACTTGCTCATCAACCACCCCTACTACACAAACTTCCGTCGTGTGGCCTATCTCATTGCAATTAGTGCACACATTGTACACTTGATTCGTAGTTTGCATGTTTCCAGTCTCTACTCCATGCACTTGTGGCCTTTGTATCACATGCCTTGCCCGTCTTGAGGATTGGGCCTTCCTTTTGGAAGTCACCGCCATTTGTTCTAAAAATGCCCAATCATCTTTTTCGAAGTTTGTACTGAAAGTACCATTAGTAATCGACATTAAGTCACGTGCATACTCCGAACTCAACCCTTCGTGAAACGCGTTCAACAACTCTCAAAGTTGGATCCCGTGATAAGGACAATTCCTTAGCATCATATTGAACCTTTCAAACGCTTCATGAAACATCTCCCCCGattgttgttggaagcttctcaaaCCTCTCCTTGCATCATTAGTCTTTTGGGAAGTGTAAAACTCGTCTAAGAAAATCTGTTGCATATCGGCCCATGTAAAAATCGATGCGGAGGGTAAAGTGTGAAACCATCTCTTTGCCTTGTTTTCCAATGAAAATTGGAAGAGAACCAACTTGACATCATCTGAAGAGATCCCTTGACCTCCAATGGTCTTGCAAATAAAGTCGTATGTCTCCAAATGAAAATACGGTTCTTCCGTTGCTAACCACTTAAACTTTGGTAGACTTTGGAGGGCGGTTGTTCTAACTTCAAAAATTCTTCCATCCGCATGATGAGGAATTACAACCGGCGAAGAATTGTTAGTGATAATATGCCGGAAGTGAGCTTCAATTCCCCGAACAACCTCCCGATGATGTCTTCGAGGGGCACCCAATGGTGCTCTTGGTTGACCCATTTGCCCTTGCATAGGCCCTTGAGGTGCAAATGGTGGTGGATATTGGTATTGATGCATTGGCGGCGGTTGTTGTTGAATCGGCCGTTGAAATTGAGGTTGCGTATTTTGAGGACGCACTTGATGTAGCGGTGTAGGGCGTTGCAattgtggcccttgtggtctaATATGTTGCACCCCAACCGGTAATCTACCCATGTCTTGAAATTGTTGAATCGATTGACTTTGTTGACCTGCTCCTCCTTGAGGTCCCAACATACCTCCATCTCCCGTATAATAAAAACCTTCCTCTTCGTACCCTCGAAAATCCTCCTCATAACCATCGGCATAACCATCTCATCCTAttcccgaagattgcccaaagGGAAGAGATGAGTATTGAAATCCCGATTGGTTCGATGGTCTAAATGTAGAAGTAGCATGGACAATGGTTGAATTGGGTGTTATTTTGTAAGTAgaggatgattgacccgtagttgagGGGAAAAAATGTGAAAATGGTGGAATTGTGGTAGAGGGATTAAAGGTAAGAGTGGGTTCAACTTCGGTAGTAATAGGCGATGTAGTGGTATTGGTTGGTGTAACATCATGAGGTGGAGTAAGTTCAGTAGTGGTATTAGGCAtggtggtgtttggtgatggttgtgtggaagtaggtatgaatgatgaggtcgtttgacccgttgtggGTGGTACTTGGGATTCTtgcatgatgtttcttggtgtaatgggtgaagtgggtgaaccaataaTTCTGTTTTCTCGTACCAAAACTCGGTTTTGCCatagcgttctttcaatttccggatcaaacgatagtggtgacgacttgtgagagcctctagtatgcatacacatgtagtacctgcacactaaacacaaccaccgtaaacccgaaaataacaaaacaaaactattaaactaacacacgttgcgcactactccccggtaACGGCaccaaaatttgacgtgctgtcgtagtacacgcaaatttaatccaaactACAACTAGTAGATAGCAGtaaatgggtatcgaacacagggagtttgtggagaATGTGTTGATTCTATAGTCTTGCAATTtaactacaattaacctaatATGTAGAAATTAAAGATCAATGATTTGGattgtttatttttaaaaaactaaGTTATCAACTACTTGCTAATCAAGATTGGATTTTTAATTCAGATTATGTAAACAATGACCttcttaggattcagtttcttttaACACTTGTGcgaaattccaactagaaagagttacatagacataactcgtgtataaacaattgttgtgataaaagggaacaaagtactcggattatatcaatgcgaggttgtttcccgatgatcaatcaatcaatcaatatccaaccctaacccttcccgtgatatctcgattgtcaacgacaccaagaacgtacgatttagACTAGAATTGAAATACCAATAAACAAGCTACAATCAAATATTCATACACCATGATAATCAAAGCAAACACacaaagttatcattctagaaataaaggaacaaacacacaagagttatagaaaaccttcacctaagatgatcaccaaAAATTTAGCCAAACATTGTTCGGTTGATCATCATAACATCAATGTTCAAGTTCATACGAATCAAAAACCAAAACCAAATGTTAAGAATTGTTTTGAACCAAGTAGAACCAGCCAAAATCGCCCCAAAGTGCAGAGAAAACGTTCAAATCATCAATAATGTGAAAAGGCACATGAAAACGGTTTTAAATGAGGCAGTTACACTTTTCCTCGTCacctctaccgtaacttacggtagctaccgtaagttacggtagactTCAAACAGCTACGGTGGATCTTTACTGAGTTACGGTGGAAACTGGGGATTTTCagggctaccgtaacttacggtagccaccgtaagttacggtggaccccTGAATCTTctgttttgtttcttctttcCTTCCATGCTTGACACGTTCCACTCCAGTCCATCCAAAGCAGCTATTTATCCATTTTAAGCTCCAAAgtgtacctgaaacataagcaactgcattcatctaattcaagataattacgcgatCAAGTAAGGGATAAATTCGTCTTTTAACatcattaagggttgtcctatggaccacccgtcaatcCGAAaacggattatccggttttcagatatccgaaatttcaaatacggattttcggatatttcggattcggctTCGAATCCGGATTTGTTTGAACCCCCCTCCCGGGCAAAAGAAACGTACTACTTATCAAGTTTATCATGGTTTTgattttattatattaataataaagtGAGAGTTTGTTTTTAAAAAATAGATAGaaaagaagtaaaaatatatacgTATTTCTTCCCATCCGACGTATATCTTCATCTCAAATTCAGTTTTGTTTTTGTATGGACATGGTGGGTTAATCAagataaaatattttaaacaaataaagtattaggttttaaattaagtaAAAATATTAGCGACCAAGGTTACGTACACTACTATATAGCAACAAAAATGGTTATTGTGGTAGACGCGCTTTATGCCCAACGTCAAGGAATGCTAAATATTGTAGAAAATTTAAACGCAGAGGCTTTATGAGGTTATGATGATTTGATGTTTGAATTAATATGTACGTTGTTCTTAAATAATGTTTCATaagaatgaaattaaaaaaaaaacaaacggaTTTGCGCCGGAATATTGTTGGGGGATCACGACCCTTCAATGTAACTGTCATGTGAACTATCGCATCGGCTCATGCGGCCAGGGCCGGCCCAAGCCCAAGTATTTCGAGGCTTGGGCCACCAAATTTATAGGGTGTTcagatttaaaaataaaatatatatgatATGGATCTGAAAGATGGATTTAACAATGTCACAAGAAAGATTGAATGGATTAACTACTTTGTCAATTGAAAACGGTTTGCTAGAAGAAACTGATTATgaaaattttattaaaaagtttGCATCTATTAAAGCTAGAAAAGTAAACTTAATCTAATCATATCCTTACATATACAACAAATggagtaggatcaaatacaaaccgcATTTTTGTAccataaaataatatataactgtAAGCTAAATAGTAACTATACTGATTTAaataattttaagtttttttaattttttttaatatattgtcttattaagttacatcaaaacagaaggtagacgggcaacaagctacgccgccaaccctttctgaattgcaaaccccaacctcccgaacacaaacccctgcccccCTGGGGTCGAACAATTGCTGTGGATAACCCGTTGAACCCTCGTCAAGAAGTTGATGGCTTCTGGCGCTAGGGAGCCAAAAgtatcaaaggcaaaagggatGAAGACATGTTGGTTCTCTACGCAAGCATTAGCGTGCTTATCCACTTTCTTTGATTCTGCCTTTCTTGCTGCTAGTCCAGCTACAAACCCGTTTTCCCTTAAACCAACCAAAGGGGAAACCCCCGTGAGGTCTACACAAGCATGTTCCCCCCCAGCCCAGCCAAAGACGAGCAAATCCGCTGGTCGcagagtagatctcccttccatagggtccgtgaggaaattcacaggggcctctttcttagcagaaattGTAACACCCTTGTTACTATTTTAAGGTTTTCGTATCGTTTACTAAAATAAGCATGTAATCATGATTAAATGTACTTTACTAAATACGGttaatttaaaacttttacaaataaaGGTTTAAGTACATCGTAATGAATTTGAGTTCGTCGTTTAAGAGATAGGACGAACGTCGTGCAGAAGCTATTAACTTTATCGTGTTCTGTTCttcttcgagcttgatcttcatccgggcactcttggcgatcacctatgattaaaaccaacttaaaagttagttttgatagttaaataacaagtttaaacaagttatatgggtcaaacaaacaaaattaaacatttttggaattcagggggggctagacgccccaccAAGCCCCCTTTTTGACAGCAAGCTATTTATTTGTTGCTGTATAATTCCTAGCCAACCCAAGTTTCACGAAAACGAACATAACtcattcgttattgatccgttttacacgattctttttcctacgcgttcgtaatttaattctccatcacatggagttaaaatccaacatccgaattcacaaaaatttagatttcaagctctcggcttgatATTCAACTAtgacacttttgacccgttcatgctttTACCAAACTAATTTGTTATTTTCCTTCAAAATCCCATGGTCATCATGTTATATCCGTTTACTACTTTTCAAGATTTAACTTTACGGGTTCCTTAAGAAGTTTTAACCCATTATGCATATATactcgttttgacccgttacgagtATTTTACATTTTTAGAGTTAAATCACGCTTCTATTGGTTTACATCCTATCACCATTTTTATACGAATTCCAAGGACTCAATTTAAAAAGACGCTTATTTCAAAAGAACTATTTAAAGGTTGTTTACCCCATTTACCcctcaagggctttttggtcaattttagtccttcattTGCGGGACGAAGGACTTCCGATATTATTTGACCAAAATATAACTTTTAGCTATCATTCTAAACATGCATACCTGACTCGGGTTGTAAGATTGACCCGTTTAAATACCTTTCGCTATTAATATCTAGTTAATAGCAATGCTAACCATGTGTTAATTCCTGTgatcacaaaactcaacaagcaaTCATCAAATATTATTGacaaatggtgttaacaacaccatttgacccgtttagtcgaaaTGACCAATTGTCATTATAAGATGGCACTTAATTACCATTTCACCCCTTTAACCTATCCTGGTTTACATTTTGAAATCATCCAACTTGAAAGTCGTTTCCtgttttatttgacccattatgACTTATGCCAAATGGTGTCGTTTTAAATCCCTTTATCTATTCGTTAACCCATGTCCGGATTACCATTTCACCATTTTTACCCCTTTCTACCATAATTTATGGTTTCTACCATTTTCACTTGTTCCGACTAGCATTATATCGCGCCGGAACATCATGTTTCATTTACTTAATATAAATCATATTCCATGCTTACAAATAAGCATTTTGTaataaaagtaaaaagggcgtaagcttaacttacctcgcatccgaactacgcttttcctttccttcttgattcgtttgacccgctccctcatcaagcttccacctatcttgttacgcgtcaaactgtcatcatcgttttcaaggtggttagtttaatcataatttaatacgattattccaccttacgcaTTTCATA
Coding sequences:
- the LOC110931956 gene encoding uncharacterized protein LOC110931956 produces the protein MGRLPVGVQHIRPQGPQLQRPTPLHQVRPQNTQPQFQRPIQQQPPPMHQYQYPPPFAPQGPMQGQMGQPRAPLGAPRRHHREVVRGIEAHFRHIITNNSSPVVIPHHADGRIFEVRTTALQSLPKFKWLATEEPYFHLETYDFICKTIGGQGISSDDVKLVLFQFSLENKAKRWFHTLPSASIFTWADMQQIFLDEFYTSQKTNDARRGLRSFQQQSGEMFHEAFESTNFEKDDWAFLEQMAVTSKRKAQSSRRARHVIQRPQVHGVETGNMQTTNQVYNVCTNCNEIGHTTEVCVVGVVDEQVEELNAIQGGG